The following are from one region of the Phyllostomus discolor isolate MPI-MPIP mPhyDis1 chromosome 9, mPhyDis1.pri.v3, whole genome shotgun sequence genome:
- the LOC114506562 gene encoding LOW QUALITY PROTEIN: proteasome activator complex subunit 2-like (The sequence of the model RefSeq protein was modified relative to this genomic sequence to represent the inferred CDS: substituted 1 base at 1 genomic stop codon) — protein sequence MAKPCGVCLSREACKQVDVFRQNLLQEAEEFLYRFLPQKIIHLNQLLQEDSLNMTDLTSLXPPLDIPIPDSPPKDDEMETDKQEKKEVPKCGFLPGNEKLLALLALVKPEAWTLKEKCILVITWIQHLIPKIEDENDFGVAIQEKVLERVNVVKTEVEAFQTTISKYFSERGDAVAKASEETRVMDYPALAHERDETAYGELRAMVLDLKAFCAELYHIISKNLEKIVSPKGEEKPSMY from the coding sequence ATGGCCAAGCCTTGTGGGGTCTGCCTGAGCAGGGAAGCCTGCAAACAAGTGGATGTCTTCAGGCAAAATCTTCTCCAGGAGGCTGAGGAATTCCTCTACAGATTCTTGCCACAGAAAATCATACACCTGAATCAGCTCTTGCAAGAGGACTCCCTCAACATGACCGATCTGACCTCTCTCTGACCCCCACTGGACATCCCAATTCCAGACTCCCCACCCAAGGATGATGAGATGGAAACAGATaaacaggagaagaaagaagTCCCTAAGTGTGGCTTTCTTCCTGGGAATGAGAAGCTTCTGGCCCTGCTTGCCCTGGTTAAGCCAGAAGCCTGGACtctcaaagaaaaatgtattctgGTGATCACATGGATCCAGCACTTGATCCCCAAGATTGAGGATGAAAATGACTTTGGGGTGGCAATCCAGGAGAAGGTGTTGGAGAGGGTGAATGTGGTCAAGACCGAAGTGGAAGCTTTCCAGACAACCATATCCAAGTACTTCTCAGAACGTGGGGATGCTGTGGCCAAGGCCTCTGAGGAGACCCGTGTAATGGATTACCCGGCCCTGGCGCACGAAAGAGATGAGACAGCCTATGGGGAACTCAGGGCCATGGTGCTGGACCTGAAGGCCTTCTGTGCTGAGCTTTATCATATCATCAGCAAAAACCTGGAGAAAATTGTCAGCCCAAAGGGTGAAGAGAAGCCATCTATGTACTGA